A single Dreissena polymorpha isolate Duluth1 chromosome 14, UMN_Dpol_1.0, whole genome shotgun sequence DNA region contains:
- the LOC127857240 gene encoding uncharacterized protein LOC127857240 has translation MCAWNNHYCWPGTCSTNLAQDCQCANGFVKRSSVDYGSVDAGETTCQPNTLPDILTCDTVAVGPNGEKKRSMSTSHSTACQYLADMYGNYQPSIMEFTMSSEFAVIILLSKPSFIAEEKIGISDTTITVKVQAITGSYEAKSIHKQLVDSSFSTGVIQAQHDSGNITVNQTMYNLQNGEALCLEFEAKAGGYLKSIDTRADTHITSGPVPYTKVTKQRTVCYIYDNAPPEHCSKLGSCSSEPLTLQKRITRSELSMVQFNGWLDPVPSGGASETASSIESYQITVNEVPPSNGSLKVDYTKNTYTRKVLSSAVHEMELNLTSNSPRLFCITLEVKDVADNVRQSRRFMLYDSTSFIETWKDNPYKFDSASPETNFTWQTHHNDICLNWKNYFINMFYLKNELLNKIESEPHGHITGVYEQTTGLLPVGGTPNVHGIIEYYVSWKLNNGAFTVEQLVPNFLNQRFCTNLNIADGQTYTFNIRPVDIVDNSFNESRTVYIDRSPPHINNIWLKKDGFEMLYVHNSTDLSKMQMTFDALDPHSGLQKIKWEFGIAGTSTVLTTGYLSVVQIKNATCPTGYFDCYCPDIEMCEFFNYSIPLNKLVEADTHTGSHNRNYYFKITVTNNALLTTTEHIDVLVDDSPPEAGVIYEGPVDYKDIDYTSADSFVVHWHGFIDHESGIKLYRLGLAARCLTKQELYNFTEVAEIMVYKELTETSVRLPANFTGKRFVTIIALNNAMESSKPVCSDGITRDISPAIIRNLTMEHAVWTETIICQNGQPYLLQSNLQKVPLHNTTACLKICKSRTDTIVADFLTTHISGSKDTDISDFLCRHLSLYTNETIVYMPNDHVVLNWEVEELGSQIEDFYVGLGLDATEKDSPSLVDYISTDRKPYFKHRHEAIGSDELFFVFIKTVNKAGLSNIATLGPILIDETPPRYKHIPRVTIALDTIVFAWESDTFYDDEQTAQIEQLMFQFGHDERVSSPLLEWRLESLSPCSPYTGGCFKYPLNRLQNQDTGDGLLFYINIHIYNNAGHFTSIRTETFQLPSRYPPGHGHVLDLDPEMVNTTTDIAVHFTEHSMCAGWMGFKHHERLFLEVGIGLDRTTADVVPFQSTSEMTRICLNSSLIGNGKVYFFIVKASCSGGTTISASNGVRIYDDNYLKNKFEIKIGKECFSANVLEVNVSIANDSTFIKLPFTLIIGQRYVLFAESSEWQRTLSINSSDALVQPEHNNYVLIPYTEKPILQVQGSISKQIILRLKISKCPAENILLNNNQLNISWAFHKSATIKDIVFSAALLKYVTVNGSDVESIFAPPQPPVGSSGITFFDMNVEAQTMYKASVQLCNNVRCLSPIHSRAFTIELEAPDISFIKLELIVADAGECVEIQASWQIIGQSDNVAFYQWSVSRDAIGGQLLSVWENVRPNGTAVKVANCVVLPGHGHLTSFLCVRVFSVSGLAKTSCQKMNKGESGSYSKTAVYDFDSSSVSWVFIKKMLSSSDIGKHYVLLHDSEINIGTTAGSSDIFEIVRTGMETSAILNMPAPSDGSQVFFTVNATDYAGLSTSSESLELIMDTSPPVCGRVTIVNNLQRNIFINRELATVRFEGFSDPHSGLDYFNVGIGTIEGVTDIMSETKVSIDYIELNLAQMIDGHLYFIIVQAINRAGLVSKSVSKRFVLDRTAPTGGHILDGIKGAGEIDFQSDIYVINAYWKDFYDPESSLAFFKVGLGTDPYQTDVRPLKDVGMMTEVSWNGPFVPGQKYFVTVEACNNANLCTSRFSDGLIVDNSPPVRGLVHVGPGEGHDKYLGHRSSIRISWQGFEDPQSDIAHFEVCVSTPKGECDIVGLSNRLLHSSIIISNITLPINISLIATLWAFNGVGMNVSKASDIFLIDDTPPVVVKAPKFLLKYNSANCKLSQWEKSILRVKWEFKDDFSPIVRHEISLKTHHEGHTPVESLVLGSERHVTVSLNGKNWLNDGDKYYAIVTSCNAAGLCSSERTSDLLIDSTPPHLGGFKQPLTWTNYIDTLGNKVTNLSLTWYGFHDQESGIENYYVTVSRSYSFHELSSGVIRIKNTNRSETIQTSFVLTESVFPDESIILSIWAQNNVGLNSSIARVTVNVLSATSRNEIGILEIEKHSCDIHFCNKDCTCAVIDRPCVEVSTNVTCSDISHTDAQNQNLPTFDVYGGLPHEILNVSASSACLSGHWSRTNGGSTENIHRFEWSIGVHGHAVGEGVFHLKLENPWNDVGLRLEFIHCLPVNRSLVHEERYVVYVRAWYSERTYTVFKSSPIMIDQTPPNVRRGRFIREGNCLEDLDFIDWTKNIMACWDGVFTEQQSFIDHFSVSLGTSPHNDDIFQQIEVGLSTNISLNNIYLNPGTRYYFTVIAVNSVGLHTAFASDGFIIDTDNPIHGVVFNTIEHKNSDIQKSTATFKLSWHGFQDHFSGIKHYLVAFANDGEYNESNMTFTNVGLSNKYSFTNLSLVHGESYFGFVKAVDAAGHESATVRSPKQTIDTTPPKGVSCESTKTIQIDVSCNVTYESVSLWFNANLSKDSMYVVNGKIKDVTYELNPIFQIDKYSMPLPLQKHHDGWFEYHYMFISPLTGLQTITIEFGKLLAEHSIQNVDFEVCQMVENNSVAISVNQIGPYSLTVSLGILDSESELKAISDM, from the exons ATGTGCGCATGGAACAATCACTATTGCTGGCCCGGAACATGCAGCACCAACTTGGCTCAGGACTGTCAATGTGCGAATGGCTTTGTCAAAAGATCATCTGTTGATTACGGTTCCGTCGATGCCGGAGAAACAACGTGTCAGCCCAACACACTTCCTGATATTCTGACATGCGACACTGTGGCAGTTGGACCTAACGGCGAAAAGAAAAGATCAATGAGCACCAGCCATTCAACTGCATGTCAATACCTTGCAGACATGTACGGCAACTACCAACCGAGTATTATGGAGTTTACAATGTCTTCGGAATTTGCAGTAATTATTTTACTCAGCAAACCATCTTTCATCGCAGAAGAAAAAATTGGAATCAGCGatacaacaataacagtaaagGTCCAGGCTATTACAG GTTCCTATGAAGCAAAGTCAATccataaacaattagttgattcGTCATTCAGCACAGGCGTGATACAAGCTCAGCATGACTCAGGAAATATAACTGTCAACCAGACGATGTATAATCTACAAAATGGAGAAGC ACTTTGTTTGGAGTTTGAAGCAAAGGCAGGAGGCTACTTAAAAAGCATTGATACAAGGGCAGACACACATATAACATCAGGGCCGGTTCCTTACACGAAGGTCACAAAACAAAGGACAGTGTGTTACATATACGACAACGCACCACCGGAACATTGTTCCAAGTTGGGGTCATGCTCGTCCGAACCGTTGACGCTTCAGAAGCGAATTACACGATCCGAATTGTCGATGGTTCAATTCAACGGTTGGTTGGACCCAGTGCCAAGTGGAGGAGCAAGCGAAACAGCTTCGTCGATTGAAAGTTACCAAATAACTGTCAACGAAGTACCTCCCTCCAACGGCTCTTTGAAAGTTGATTATACAAAGAATACATATACAAGAAAAGTACTCTCATCCGCTGTGCATGAAATGGAGTTGAATCTCACATCAAATTCACCGCGACTATTTTGTATTACACTAGAGGTCAAGGATGTTGCAGATAACGTTCGCCAAAGTAGAAGGTTTATGTTGTACGACAGCACGAGTTTCATTGAAACATGGAAAGACAATCCATATAAATTTGATTCAGCATCGCCAGAGACGAACTTCACTTGGCAAACACATCACAATGACATTTGTCTGAATTggaaaaactattttattaacatgttctatttaaaaaatgaacttttaaataaaatagagtCCGAACCCCATGGCCATATAACCGGTGTATATGAACAAACAACAGGCCTTCTTCCCGTTGGTGGAACACCGAATGTACACGGGATAATAGAATATTACGTATCCTGGAAACTCAACAATGGCGCGTTTACTGTAGAACAACTCGTACCAAACTTTCTGAATCAACGATTCTGTACCAATTTAAATATTGCTGATGGACAGACCTATACATTCAACATTCGTCCAGTAGATATTGTCGACAACAGTTTCAACGAGTCTAGAACCGTTTACATAGATCGCTCGCCACCCCATATAAACAACATTTGGCTTAAGAAAGACGGATTTGAGatgttatatgttcataataGCACCGATTTGTCGAAGATGCAGATGACGTTTGACGCATTGGACCCGCATAGCGGACTTCAAAAAATTAAGTGGGAGTTCGGAATCGCCGGTACGTCAACTGTGTTAACAACTGGTTATTTGTCAGTAGTGCAGATCAAAAAc GCAACTTGCCCAACTGGATATTTTGATTGCTATTGCCCGGACATAGAAATGTGTGAATTTTTCAACTACTCAATCCCGCTAAATAAGCTTGTTGAAGCAGATACGCATACCGGGAGCCACAACCGGAACTACTACTTCAAAATAACGGTCACCAACAATGCCTTGCTAACAACGACAGAGCATATCGATGTACTTGTTGACGATTCCCCACCAGAAGCAGGCGTAATTTATGAAG GTCCTGTGGACTACAAAGATATTGACTACACAAGTGCGGATTCCTTTGTTGTACACTGGCATGGATTTATCGACCATGAAAGTGGAATCAAACTCTACAGGTTAGGGCTTGCCGCCAGATGCTTAACAAAACAGGAACTGTACAACTTTACAGAAGTGGCTGAGATAATGGTCTATAAAGAGCTTACTGAGACATCAGTTCGTCTTCCAGCAAATTTCACAGGTAAACGGTTCGTGACCATTATTGCTCTAAACAATGCCATGGAGTCATCAAAGCCTGTTTGTTCGGATGGAATCACAAGAGATATTTCACCTGCTATTATTCGCAACTTAACAATGGAGCATGCAGTGTGGACCGAGACCATTATCTGTCAAAATGGACAACCTTATTTATTACAATCTAACCTTCAAAAAGTCCCGCTGCATAACACAACAGCATGtttaaaaatttgcaaatcaAGAACGGACACCATAGTAGCTGACTTTCTGACTACTCATATCTCAGGAAGCAAAGACACTGATATTTCCGATTTCCTTTGTCGACACCTGTCTTTGTACACTAACGAAACGATTGTCTACATGCCAAACGACCATGTCGTGCTGAATTGGGAAGTGGAAGAATTAGGTAGTCAAATAGAAGATTTTTATGTTGGGCTTGGTCTGGATGCGACAGAAAAGGATTCGCCCAGTTTGGTGGACTATATTTCTACCGATAGAAAACCATACTTCAAACATCGACATGAAGCAATTGGATCCGATGAACTGTTCTTTGTCTTCATCAAAACAGTCAACAAAGCAGGCTTATCCAACATCGCAACATTGGGTCCTATTTTGATCGACGAAACACCACCACGGTACAAACATATTCCAAGAGTGACTATCGCTTTAGACACTATTGTGTTTGCCTGGGAATCAGATACATTCTATGACGATGAACAGACAGCCCAAATAGAACAACTGATGTTTCAATTCG GTCATGACGAAAGAGTGTCCAGTCCACTTCTTGAATGGCGATTAGAGTCTTTGTCACCTTGTTCCCCTTATACTGGAGGCTGCTTCAAATATCCGCTAAATCGTCTCCAGAATCAAGACACGGGAGACGGACTACTTTTCTATATAAACATTCACATATACAACAATGCCGGTCACTTTACGTCAATCAGGACCGAAACGTTCCAATTGCCTTCGCGATATCCACCAGGACACGGACATGTTCTGGATTTGGATCCAGAAATGGTGAACACTACAACAGATATTGCTGTTCATTTTACTGAACACAGTATGTGCGCTGGTTGGATGGGATTTAAACATCATGAACGGCTTTTTCTGGAAGTGGGGATAGGATTAGATCGCACAACGGCAGATGTAGTTCCATTTCAGAGCACATCAGAAATGACCAGAATCTGCCTTAATTCAAGTTTAATTGGTAACGgcaaagtatattttttcattgttAAAGCAAGCTGTAGCGGAGGTACAACCATATCTGCGTCTAACGGAGTCCGAATATATGATGACAATTAtctgaaaaataaatttgaaataaaaatcggcAAAGAGTGCTTCTCCGCCAATGTCTTGGAAGTTAACGTTTCGATTGCAAACGACAGTACGTTTATCAAACTTCCATTCACATTGATTATCGGACAGCGATATGTCTTGTTCGCGGAAAGTAGTGAATGGCAAAGAACACTGAGCATCAATTCAAGTGACGCTCTAGTCCAACCCGAACATAACAACTATGTTCTGATCCCTTACACCGAGAAACCTATTCTACAAGTACAGGGAAGTATCTCAAAGCAAATCATATTGCGTTTGAAAATCAGTAAATGCCCTGCAGAGAATATCCTTCTGAACAACAATCAATTGAATATTAGCTGGGCCTTTCATAAAAGCGCAACAATTAAGGATATTGTATTTTCAGCTGCGTTACTCAAATACGTGACTGTTAACGGCTCGGATGTAGAAAGTATATTCGCGCCACCTCAACCCCCTGTTGGGTCATCTGGGATAACGTTCTTTGATATGAATGTTGAAGCCCAAACAATGTATAAGGCTAGCGTACAGTTGTGCAACAATGTAAGATGTCTCAGTCCCATTCACTCAAGGGCATTTACAATCGAACTTGAAGCTCCTGATATTTCGTTTATAAAATTGGAACTTATAGTCGCAGATGCTGGGGAGTGCGTTGAGATTCAAGCGTCATGGCAAATAATCGGACAGAGCGACAACGTTGCATTCTATCAATGGTCTGTAAGTCGTGATGCGATAGGTGGTCAACTATTGTCTGTTTGGGAGAATGTGCGGCCAAATGGAACCGCCGTTAAG GTTGCGAATTGCGTTGTTCTCCCAGGCCACGGACATCTGACATCTTTCCTCTGCGTCCGGGTATTTTCTGTAAGTGGTTTAGCAAAGACATCTTGTCAGAAGATGAATAAAGGTGAGAGTGGGTCCTATTCCAAAACTGCTGTGTACGACTTTGATTCGTCGTCAGTCAGTTGGGTCTTCATCAAAAAG ATGCTGTCTAGTTCTGACATTGGAAAGCACTATGTCCTTCTTCACGATTCAGAAATAAACATAG GCACAACTGCCGGTTCGAGCGATATTTTTGAAATTGTTAGAACTGGCATGGAAACATCTGCAATATTGAATATGCCAGCACCGTCTGATGGAAGTCAAGTTTTCTTCACGGTCAATG CAACGGATTATGCCGGCTTGTCTACCAGCTCGGAGTCTTTGGAGTTGATCATGGATACATCACCGCCTGTATGTGGCAGAGTTACGATTGTAAACAACCTTCAGAGAAACATATTCATCAACCGAGAACTTGCAACTGTTCGTTTCGAGGGATTTTCGGATCCGCACAGTGGCTTGGACTATTTCAATGTTGGCATTGGTACAATCGAAGGAGTAACAGATATAATGTCTGAAACGAAAGTTTCTATCGACTACATCGAATTAAATTTAGCGCAGATGATCGACGGTCATCTGTATTTCATTATTGTGCAA GCGATCAATCGAGCAGGGCTGGTTTCTAAATCAGTATCAAAAAGATTTGTATTAGATCGAACCGCTCCCACTGGAGGACACATTCTCGATGGGATCAAAGGAGCTGGG GAGATCGATTTCCAAAGTGATATCTACGTTATCAACGCATATTGGAAAGATTTTTACGACCCAGAGAGTAGCTTGGCATTCTTTAAAGTTGGTCTTGGGACCGATCCATATCAGACCGATGTGAGACCTCTTAAAGATGTCGGAATGATGACAG AGGTTTCGTGGAATGGCCCGTTTGTTCCTGGCCAAAAATACTTTGTGACTGTGGAAGCGTGTAATAACGCAAACCTTTGTACCAGCCGTTTTTCTGACGGTCTTATTGTCGACAACTCACCCCCAGTACGCGGTCTTGTACATGTTGGTCCAGGCGAAGGTCATGACAAATATTTAGGACATCG ATCATCTATTAGAATAAGTTGGCAAGGCTTCGAAGATCCGCAATCAGATATAGCTCATTTTGAAGTATGTGTGTCAACACCCAAGGGCGAGTGTGACATTGTTGGTCTATCAAATCGGCTGCTCCACTCTTCAATTATAATCTCAAATATAACGCTACCGATTAATATTTCACTTATAGCAACACTTTGGGCGTTCAATGGAGTCGGCATGAATGTGTCGAAGGCGTCTGATATTTTTCTTATTGACGACACACCACCAGTTGTTGTGAAAGCTCCGAAATTCCTACTAAAATATAACTCTGCAAATTGTAAACTGTCACAATGGGAAAAATCCATCTTACGTGTCAAATGGGAATTTAAGGACGACTTCAGCCCTATCGTTCGACATGAGATTTCCTTGAAAACGCATCACGAAGGACACACGCCTGTTGAGAGTCTTGTCTTAGGATCGGAACGCCATGTGACTGTCAGCTTAAATGGGAAGAATTGGCTTAATGACGGTGACAAGTACTATGCAATTGTAACATCGTGCAACGCTGCCGGACTATGCTCTTCTGAGCGAACAAGCGACCTTTTAATTGATTCTACTCCACCTCACCTAGGTGGATTTAAACAACCTTTGACGTGGACGAACTACATTGATACACTAGGAAATAAAGTAACAAATCTATCCTTGACATGGTATGGGTTCCACGACCAGGAGTCCGGAATTGAAAACTATTACGTGACGGTCTCGCGGTCCTACAGTTTCCATGAACTTTCAAGTGGAGTAATAAGAATTAAAAATACAAACCGAAGCGAAACTATTCAAACTTCATTTGTACTGACTGAAAGCGTGTTTCCTGACGAATCAATAATTCTTTCGATATGGGCACAAAACAATGTCGGCCTAAACAGTTCGATTGCAAGGGTCACTGTGAATGTTTTATCTGCGACATCTAGAAATGAAATTGGAATTTTAGAAATAGAAAAACATTCATGCGACATACATTTTTGTAACAAGGATTGTACGTGCGCAGTTATAGATCGTCCATGTGTAGAAGTAAGCACCAACGTTACATGCTCAGATATCTCTCACACGGATGCGCAGAATCAAAATCTACCAACATTCGATGTATATGGGGGACTACCGCATGAAATCCTAAATGTGTCGGCTTCATCAGCATGTCTGAGTGGGCACTGGTCACGAACAAATGGAGGAAGTACTGAAAATATTCATCGCTTTGAATGGAGCATTGGCGTACATGGGCACGCTGTCGGCGAAGGGGTGTTCCATCTGAAACTAGAAAACCCATGGAATGATGTTGGACTAAGATTAGAATTTATTCATTGTCTACCAGTAAATCGTTCATTGGTACATGAAGAACGATACGTTGTCTATGTGAGGGCTTGGTATAGCGAAAGAACATACACTGTCTTCAAGTCGTCTCCAATCATGATTGATCAAACCCCACCCAATGTCAGACGCGGTCGTTTTATCAGGGAGGGTAATTGTCTTGAAGACTTGGATTTTATTGACTGGACGAAAAATATCATGGCCTGTTGGGACGGGGTGTTTACTGAACAGCAGAGCTTCATTGATCATTTCAGTGTCAGCCTTGGAACATCACCTCACA atgatgacatatttcaacaaattgaagTCGGACTATCAACAAACATAAGTCTTAATAATATTTATCTCAATCCAGGCACGCGCTATTACTTTACAGTTATTGCTGTTAATAGTGTTGGACTACACACTGCATTTGCATCGGATGGATTCATTATTGATACAGATAATCCCATCCACGGGGTTGTGTTCAATACAATTGAACACAAAAACTCAGATATCCAGAAATCGACAGCAACCTTTAAACTGTCTTGGCACGGATTCCAGGATCATTTCTCTGGAATAAAGCACTATCTGGTTGCATTTGCCAACGACGGGGAATACAATGAATCAAATATGACCTTTACAAATGTTGGTTTATCAAACAAGTATTCCTTTACAAATTTGAGTCTTGTGCACGGCGAGTCTTATTTTGGATTCGTCAAAGCTGTTGACGCAGCAGGTCATGAAAGTGCAACTGTAAGATCCCCAAAACAAACAATCGATACGACTCCACCAAAAGGTGTTTCATGTGAATCAACTAAAACTATTCAAATTGATGTTTCTTGCAACGTTACTTATGAAAGTGTGTCGCTGTGGTTCAACGCAAATCTCTCGAAAGATAGCATGTATGTTGTTAACGGAAAGATTAAAGACGTTACGTATGAGCTCAACCCGATTTTTCAGATTGACAAATATAGTATGCCCTTACCCTTACAGAAACATCATGATGGATGGTTCGAATATCATTACATGTTTATATCGCCGTTAACAGGGTTGCAAACCATTACCATTGAATTTGGAAAACTGCTTGCTGAGCACTCAATTCAGAATGTTGATTTTGAAGTGTGTCAAATGGTGGAAAACAATTCCGTTGCTATTTCTGTAAACCAAATAGGCCCATATTCGCTGACTGTGTCCTTGGGGATACTGGATTCGGAAAGCGAGTTAAAGGCG ATTTCTGACATGTAG
- the LOC127857901 gene encoding uncharacterized protein LOC127857901 produces MSGPLSGQFSAQSNSSLLQMELNNFEDPSEITSFSYRIQSNGDIVVDWTDADRKDTFSNEHLKLKSGQIYTTEVHAVNGGGFTSFSVNSSLIVASDPPALTGSPMSAVFANGKLTLNWKSVFNTIMGVPIHYSLVVGSRDGFSDIADVSYTRDHVYDVIVPSSTLDSPNLNELYIKVTCTYSTGLFTTYSTSYKL; encoded by the exons ATGAGTGGCCCATTATCTGGTCAGTTTTCTGCGCAGTCCAATTCTAGCCTATTGCAGATGGAATTGAACAACTTCGAAGATCCTTCAGAGATCACATCATTCAGTTATCGTATCCAAAGCAATGGTGACATTGTTGTGGACTGGACTGATGCAGACCGAAAGGACACATTCTCCAATGAGCATCTGAAGTTGAAATCAGGCCAGATATACACGACCGAAGTTCATGCAGTAAATGGTGGAGGATTCACCAGTTTCAGTGTCAACTCCTCGCTGATTGTAGCTTCAGATCCACCAGCGCTTACAG GATCCCCTATGTCTGCTGTTTTCGCAAACGGCAAACTTACTCTCAATTGGAAAAGTGTCTTCAATACAATCATGGGAGTACCGATTCACTACAGTCTGGTTGTTGGATCACGCGACGGATTTTCTGATATCGCTGACGTAAGCTACACACGTGACCACGTGTATGACGTCATCGTTCCATCATCGACGCTCGATTCTCCAAATCTGAACGAGCTGTACATAAAAGTGACCTGTACATACAGCACGGGGTTGTTTACAACATACAGTACATCGTACAAACTGTGA